A single region of the Trueperaceae bacterium genome encodes:
- a CDS encoding PD-(D/E)XK nuclease family protein encodes MSELRDARAGDAARTVVLAADPLLAARELLPGRTLLAPNPRAARAVRGVGVARGLHDRAARAVSRQGASLAGPMARLLALREVVAEVLAPADVAGTSRRVEPVVSELLRSGIASRAGLIAALEGAPGVGRRSAAVARLALAYRRRLEERGAVDPAELLWRAAAAPLEREVVLVSGYARLGDGEVAFLDALAAAGSAVVLPRGFASSEAASEELAARGWSVVEDVSVGDAPGPLMAAAFTAAVGDARRMSGPDHGPAATAGSFGEAARADASFGDAGRPGGSEEVPAATAGSAPGPGTPSVTARRLADEEDEVRFVLASIKRLLAYGARPDAVVMVARDDRGYGPLVKAVAAEFDVPVRLAYAVPLRETRLGEAVSLLVEAVGGRLPFEPTAKLLRHPLTRALPDEAWAAARTGHATGAAEWQAAGAERAALLDWPGRASWGDYRERLTHALEGLGLAAPTGQRDRRAHARLLRALRDALPPAGSAPEREVVPLGAFLGLLSDVLDAATMPADPPGRGAVELHTPLAVFGARYDHVFVLGLSEGAFPEAVADDPVIDFHERRALARAGLELEDAEGAAEREELSFLAVLHACGASLTLTCPESSGGKERLPSPFFAAVGVGEPEPAEPRTPASRLEGLIATLEKADGRARYAWSVERRREGGEPPDAHDGVHGVPLPVAGSYSATQLIAFGQCSFRWFVQYGLRLHELEEAEEDVSPLTIGSIFHATLMLAVMRAKEEAPACGETPENDPFRAAVLDHLERAYDEANAQRGEGDRRVRSLTWPLRRGDNLETLARLVRSPDFALPGARVLAVEQRFRSTWRGLTVTGAVDRIDAVTVDGRDHLVLTDYKFGSSVPPGAKSADGKLRLDVQLPLYVEAAAPALFPGVPVREARYLSINAAKVKARVVPEEIDSAALDGLVARFREALAAGSFPLDPDVELAACRYCDYDVVCRRGPRLSRKRGAEGGEPAGEVAA; translated from the coding sequence ATGAGCGAGCTGCGCGACGCGCGGGCGGGCGACGCTGCCCGCACCGTCGTCCTCGCCGCCGACCCGCTCCTCGCGGCCCGCGAGCTGCTGCCCGGCCGCACGCTCCTCGCGCCCAACCCCCGCGCGGCGCGCGCCGTGCGCGGGGTCGGCGTCGCGCGCGGCCTGCACGATCGCGCCGCGCGCGCCGTGTCCCGCCAGGGGGCCTCCCTCGCCGGACCCATGGCGCGCCTGCTCGCGCTGCGCGAGGTCGTGGCAGAGGTCCTCGCTCCCGCCGACGTCGCGGGCACGTCCCGCCGCGTGGAGCCCGTCGTCAGCGAGCTCCTCCGGTCCGGGATCGCGTCGCGCGCGGGGCTGATCGCCGCGCTGGAGGGCGCGCCCGGCGTCGGCAGGCGCAGCGCCGCGGTGGCCCGGCTCGCCCTGGCCTACCGGAGGCGCCTCGAGGAGCGGGGCGCGGTCGACCCCGCCGAGCTGCTGTGGCGGGCCGCGGCGGCGCCCCTCGAGCGGGAGGTCGTCCTCGTGAGCGGGTACGCCAGGCTGGGTGACGGCGAGGTCGCGTTCCTCGACGCCCTCGCCGCCGCCGGTTCGGCCGTCGTGCTGCCGCGCGGCTTCGCCTCCAGCGAGGCGGCGTCCGAGGAGCTGGCCGCGCGAGGCTGGAGCGTCGTCGAGGACGTCTCCGTCGGCGACGCGCCCGGCCCGCTGATGGCGGCGGCGTTCACGGCGGCCGTCGGCGACGCCAGGAGGATGAGCGGCCCGGACCATGGGCCGGCGGCAACGGCCGGCTCTTTCGGCGAGGCCGCGAGGGCGGACGCCTCCTTCGGCGACGCCGGGAGGCCGGGCGGCTCGGAAGAGGTGCCGGCGGCAACGGCCGGCTCGGCTCCCGGTCCCGGCACACCGTCCGTCACCGCCCGCCGCCTGGCCGACGAGGAGGACGAGGTGCGCTTCGTCCTCGCCAGCATCAAGCGGCTGCTGGCGTACGGCGCGAGGCCCGACGCGGTCGTGATGGTCGCGCGCGACGACCGCGGCTACGGACCGCTGGTCAAGGCCGTCGCCGCGGAGTTCGACGTGCCCGTGCGCCTCGCCTACGCCGTGCCCCTGCGGGAGACGCGCCTCGGGGAGGCGGTGTCGCTGCTCGTGGAGGCCGTCGGCGGTCGGCTGCCGTTCGAGCCGACGGCCAAGCTCCTCAGGCACCCGCTCACGCGCGCGCTCCCCGACGAGGCGTGGGCGGCGGCGCGCACCGGTCACGCGACCGGCGCCGCCGAGTGGCAGGCCGCCGGCGCGGAGCGCGCCGCCCTGCTCGACTGGCCCGGGCGGGCGTCGTGGGGCGACTACCGGGAGCGACTGACCCATGCCCTCGAGGGCCTCGGCCTCGCGGCGCCGACCGGCCAGCGCGACAGGCGGGCCCACGCCAGGCTGCTGCGGGCCCTGCGGGACGCCCTGCCGCCCGCCGGTTCGGCCCCGGAGCGCGAGGTCGTTCCCCTGGGAGCGTTCCTCGGCCTCCTGAGCGACGTCCTCGACGCCGCCACCATGCCCGCCGACCCGCCCGGGCGCGGCGCCGTGGAGCTGCACACGCCGCTGGCGGTGTTCGGCGCGCGCTACGACCACGTCTTCGTCCTCGGCCTGTCGGAGGGCGCCTTCCCGGAGGCCGTGGCCGACGACCCCGTCATCGACTTCCACGAGAGGCGAGCGCTGGCGCGCGCCGGTCTGGAGCTCGAGGACGCCGAGGGCGCCGCCGAGCGCGAGGAGCTGTCGTTCCTGGCCGTGCTGCACGCCTGCGGCGCGAGCCTCACGCTCACCTGCCCGGAGAGCTCGGGCGGCAAGGAGCGTCTGCCGAGCCCGTTCTTCGCCGCGGTCGGCGTGGGCGAGCCGGAGCCGGCCGAGCCGAGGACGCCGGCGAGCCGGCTCGAGGGCCTCATCGCCACGCTGGAGAAGGCGGACGGCCGCGCGCGGTACGCGTGGTCCGTGGAGAGGCGCCGCGAGGGCGGCGAGCCGCCGGACGCGCACGACGGCGTCCACGGCGTGCCGCTGCCGGTGGCGGGCAGCTACAGCGCCACGCAGCTCATCGCCTTCGGCCAGTGCTCCTTCCGCTGGTTCGTCCAGTACGGTCTGCGGCTCCACGAGCTCGAGGAGGCCGAGGAGGACGTCAGCCCGCTGACGATCGGCTCGATCTTCCACGCGACCCTGATGCTCGCCGTCATGCGGGCCAAGGAGGAGGCGCCCGCGTGCGGTGAGACCCCTGAGAACGACCCGTTCCGCGCGGCCGTCCTCGACCATCTGGAGCGCGCCTACGACGAGGCCAACGCGCAGCGGGGGGAAGGGGACAGGCGGGTGCGCTCGCTGACGTGGCCCCTCAGGCGCGGCGACAACCTCGAGACGCTCGCGCGGCTCGTGCGGTCGCCAGACTTCGCCCTGCCCGGCGCGCGGGTCCTGGCGGTGGAGCAGCGGTTCAGGTCCACCTGGCGCGGGCTCACGGTGACGGGGGCCGTCGACCGCATCGACGCCGTGACCGTGGACGGCCGGGACCACCTCGTCCTCACCGACTACAAGTTCGGGTCCTCGGTGCCGCCGGGCGCCAAGTCGGCGGACGGCAAGCTGAGGCTCGACGTGCAGCTCCCCCTCTACGTGGAGGCGGCCGCGCCGGCCCTGTTCCCGGGCGTGCCCGTCCGGGAGGCGCGCTACCTCTCGATCAACGCCGCCAAGGTCAAGGCCAGGGTCGTGCCGGAGGAGATCGACAGCGCGGCCCTCGACGGGCTCGTCGCGCGCTTCCGGGAGGCGCTCGCCGCCGGCTCGTTCCCCCTCGACCCCGACGTCGAGCTCGCGGCCTGTCGCTACTGCGACTACGACGTCGTGTGCCGGCGCGGCCCGCGCCTGTCCCGCAAGCGCGGAGCCGAGGGCGGCGAGCCCGCGGGCGAGGTGGCGGCGTGA